Proteins encoded together in one Pontiella desulfatans window:
- a CDS encoding ATP-grasp domain-containing protein, whose product MGLEIPLPERAVYKQLSDKQAFATLCQTNGIPIPEEIPRNNIGDNLPIVAKPICDITNEGIRVVPEILETAADLRRFRETCDETFYFYQRYIKGASYYFLIYRHANGETNTYSQRNLLQQPNGKSMVLATGSDLYLTSWITPYLELLENLDYRGLAMIEVKEQGGKYYMIEANPRMWGPAQLMADAGSNLFISFINDYTGTSFPWQREGGHNLYSWQGGIMEVIERGEKLDAHAEIKEVLETLRSESLQDIYGRSDTAKAFKSGNVAINSNNIRKVV is encoded by the coding sequence ATGGGACTGGAAATTCCGCTTCCGGAAAGAGCCGTCTACAAACAACTCTCGGACAAACAAGCATTCGCCACACTTTGCCAAACCAACGGAATTCCAATTCCCGAGGAAATTCCCAGAAATAATATTGGGGACAACCTGCCGATAGTGGCGAAACCCATATGTGACATTACCAACGAGGGAATCCGCGTCGTTCCCGAAATTCTAGAAACTGCAGCCGATCTTCGGCGATTTCGTGAAACGTGTGACGAAACTTTTTATTTCTACCAACGCTACATCAAAGGGGCATCGTATTATTTCCTGATTTACCGTCATGCCAATGGCGAAACAAACACGTATTCTCAACGCAACCTGCTACAACAACCCAACGGGAAGTCCATGGTTCTGGCCACGGGTTCAGACCTATATCTGACTTCATGGATAACACCTTACCTTGAACTCTTGGAAAACCTGGACTACCGGGGACTGGCCATGATCGAGGTCAAGGAACAGGGGGGAAAATACTATATGATTGAAGCCAACCCCCGGATGTGGGGCCCCGCCCAGCTCATGGCCGATGCCGGCAGCAACCTCTTCATCAGCTTCATCAACGATTACACAGGCACCTCATTCCCGTGGCAAAGGGAGGGCGGGCATAACCTCTATTCATGGCAAGGAGGCATAATGGAAGTCATCGAACGCGGGGAAAAACTGGACGCCCATGCGGAAATTAAGGAAGTGCTTGAAACCTTGCGATCGGAAAGTTTGCAGGATATATATGGACGTTCCGACACAGCAAAGGCCTTTAAATCGGGCAATGTCGCAATCAACAGCAACAACATCAGGAAAGTCGTTTAA
- a CDS encoding aminotransferase class I/II-fold pyridoxal phosphate-dependent enzyme: MKEEQTLHVGAPNIGSRERFFERANKMFDRRWLTNRGELVQEFEQAVADYLGVRHCISMCNGTVALEIAIRALGLSGEVIIPSLTFIATAHALQWQEITPVFCDIDRNTYCIDPAEIEKHITPKTTAIMGVHLYSRPCDIEALQSIADKNGLKLLFDAAHAFGCSHNGRMIGNFGECEVLSFHATKFFNTFEGGAITTNNDELAEKIRLMQNFGFQGMDNVGYIGTNGKMSEICAAMGLVNLEEIGTFLETNRINYTAYRKGLAGIPGLKLIEFNDAEKCNRQYIVVEVGKEYPLSRDELMEKLHAQNIRARRYFWPGCHRMEPYRSLQPNAGMMLPATEEVAERILVLPTGSAVSEETVSNICRLVTPNG; encoded by the coding sequence ATGAAAGAAGAACAGACATTGCATGTTGGTGCCCCGAATATTGGGAGCCGTGAGCGGTTTTTTGAAAGGGCGAACAAAATGTTCGACCGGCGCTGGCTAACCAATCGTGGCGAGTTGGTCCAGGAGTTCGAGCAAGCGGTGGCGGACTACCTGGGCGTCAGGCATTGCATCTCGATGTGCAACGGCACCGTGGCTCTGGAAATCGCGATCCGGGCGCTCGGTCTCTCCGGCGAAGTCATCATTCCCTCGCTCACCTTCATCGCCACCGCCCATGCGCTGCAGTGGCAGGAAATCACGCCCGTATTTTGCGACATCGACAGAAATACCTATTGCATCGATCCTGCGGAAATCGAAAAGCACATCACCCCGAAAACCACGGCCATCATGGGCGTCCACCTCTACAGCCGCCCGTGTGATATCGAAGCCTTGCAATCCATCGCCGACAAGAACGGACTCAAGCTTCTGTTCGATGCCGCCCACGCCTTCGGTTGTTCGCATAACGGCCGGATGATCGGTAACTTTGGCGAATGCGAAGTGCTCAGCTTTCATGCCACCAAGTTTTTCAACACCTTTGAAGGCGGCGCCATCACCACCAACAACGACGAACTGGCCGAAAAGATCCGGCTCATGCAAAACTTTGGGTTCCAGGGCATGGACAATGTTGGTTACATCGGAACCAACGGAAAGATGAGCGAAATCTGCGCCGCCATGGGACTGGTCAATCTAGAGGAAATCGGAACCTTCCTCGAAACCAACCGAATCAACTACACCGCCTACCGCAAAGGACTGGCCGGAATCCCCGGACTCAAGCTCATCGAATTCAACGACGCCGAAAAATGCAACCGGCAATACATCGTGGTCGAGGTGGGGAAAGAATACCCCCTCTCCCGAGACGAACTGATGGAAAAACTGCATGCCCAAAACATCCGCGCCCGCCGCTATTTTTGGCCGGGTTGCCACCGCATGGAACCCTACCGATCCCTCCAACCCAATGCCGGCATGATGCTCCCAGCCACCGAGGAAGTCGCCGAACGCATTCTCGTGCTTCCAACCGGAAGTGCCGTGAGCGAAGAAACCGTTTCGAATATCTGCCGACTGGTGACCCCGAATGGGTAG
- a CDS encoding glycosyltransferase, with the protein MNPAASMNPNGIAPILISVYDRKEHLQRCIEALLLNKEASQTVLYIVSDGAKDEDRKRIIREIRTYILGIEGFKEVRTRFREENWGMRASAMDAIAWVFSEHASLIRMEDDIVCSPHYLEFLNQGLQTYRNDERVFCICAHTHPQYKPPANYPHDVFLWRSFSPWGFAMWKDRWEDLLEATEMERKRLDDPTVWKAYCRNRPILSSRKNYLEGVLHNDARINLHMFLEDKYAIYPNKALSINSGMDGSGTHCGLGWTYPKQLLNDAPVQLPGNLEPSRKIHRKLYRLQYSLLNHGVGGMLRSMGCFDTVYAMVRGLFGSAPKRKKA; encoded by the coding sequence ATGAACCCCGCCGCATCCATGAACCCAAACGGAATCGCGCCCATCCTCATTTCGGTCTACGACCGCAAGGAGCATCTGCAACGTTGCATCGAAGCTCTCCTTTTGAACAAGGAAGCCAGCCAAACCGTGCTATATATCGTTTCCGACGGTGCGAAGGATGAAGACCGCAAGAGAATCATCAGGGAGATCCGTACATACATCCTGGGCATCGAGGGCTTCAAGGAAGTCCGCACCCGCTTTCGCGAAGAAAACTGGGGCATGCGGGCGTCGGCCATGGACGCCATTGCATGGGTTTTCTCGGAACACGCCAGCCTTATCCGCATGGAGGACGATATTGTCTGCTCCCCGCACTACCTGGAGTTCCTGAACCAAGGGCTGCAAACCTACCGGAATGACGAGCGGGTGTTCTGCATCTGCGCCCACACCCATCCGCAATACAAGCCGCCGGCCAACTATCCACACGATGTTTTCCTCTGGCGCTCGTTCTCCCCATGGGGCTTTGCGATGTGGAAGGATCGCTGGGAGGATCTCCTCGAAGCCACGGAAATGGAACGTAAGCGGCTGGACGACCCGACCGTGTGGAAAGCCTATTGCCGCAACCGCCCGATCCTCTCGTCACGCAAGAACTATCTTGAAGGCGTTCTGCACAACGATGCGCGCATCAACCTCCATATGTTTCTGGAGGACAAATATGCGATCTACCCGAACAAGGCCTTGAGCATCAACAGCGGGATGGATGGTTCCGGCACCCATTGCGGTCTCGGATGGACCTATCCCAAACAGCTATTGAACGACGCACCGGTGCAACTGCCGGGCAACCTCGAACCCTCCAGGAAGATCCATCGCAAACTATACCGCCTCCAATATTCGCTGCTGAACCATGGCGTTGGCGGCATGTTGCGCTCGATGGGTTGTTTCGATACAGTGTATGCCATGGTGCGCGGTCTATTCGGTTCCGCACCGAAACGGAAGAAGGCTTGA
- a CDS encoding class I SAM-dependent methyltransferase, which produces MKPTSQHLKEVAGEYDRFLKDIAHLASDYGESDIRKYLVQHRARISSQIAIQLGIIEKEGFGEGKMLSMGGWPGIALVILNRLTGIKGTLLDHPALLTGTMAGFYEAQGLETVAFDFAKAAEQPLPVDGTFEVIECCQCIEHWNFSPIPVFRQIFSEQLSPQGRLLVTVPNAASLYRRLAAMAGQNPYPSMQSFIDVDGEKPGAEVSPHWREYTRTDLAMLIAHCGGSCIKLRTASYPPAHYNSPAQRLYSLFNNLHPCLKENVEAVCRKA; this is translated from the coding sequence ATGAAGCCCACAAGCCAACATTTGAAAGAAGTCGCCGGGGAATACGACCGGTTCCTAAAGGATATCGCCCACCTTGCGTCGGACTATGGCGAAAGCGACATCCGCAAATACCTTGTCCAGCACCGCGCACGCATCTCATCGCAAATCGCCATCCAGCTCGGAATCATAGAGAAAGAAGGCTTTGGGGAAGGGAAAATGCTCTCGATGGGTGGTTGGCCGGGAATCGCCTTGGTCATCCTCAACCGGCTGACGGGCATCAAAGGGACCCTGCTCGACCATCCTGCCTTGCTGACCGGAACCATGGCCGGCTTTTATGAAGCCCAAGGCTTGGAAACGGTTGCCTTCGACTTTGCCAAGGCCGCCGAACAACCCCTACCTGTCGACGGGACGTTCGAGGTGATCGAATGTTGCCAATGCATCGAACATTGGAACTTCAGCCCGATCCCCGTCTTCCGACAAATCTTCTCCGAACAGCTTTCGCCGCAGGGCCGCCTATTGGTCACAGTACCGAACGCGGCAAGCCTCTATCGGCGGCTTGCTGCCATGGCGGGACAGAACCCCTACCCCTCCATGCAGTCCTTCATCGATGTGGACGGGGAAAAACCGGGGGCCGAGGTCTCGCCGCACTGGAGGGAATATACCCGCACGGATCTTGCGATGCTGATTGCGCATTGCGGCGGTTCCTGCATAAAACTCCGTACAGCATCCTATCCTCCAGCCCACTACAACTCACCCGCCCAGCGACTCTATTCCCTCTTCAACAACCTTCATCCCTGTCTCAAGGAAAATGTAGAAGCCGTTTGCAGGAAAGCATGA
- a CDS encoding glycosyltransferase, whose amino-acid sequence MSKGLNIALVGGSLSGYAGGAPRSLAVHAKALHGQGTGVTIFAGFSKKYPLTPEQFGLDGIEVVASRLWGPSVLGLNVKALGMLFKRAREFDVIHLNGHWNFTTFIGATIAKIRKVPYVITVRGHLGKYDFEHLRPLKKILFPTMEMPNIKGAALMHVCSEWEKTDSMRALKFAKRIEKIPNAVDVSKLLPMLERSDARKQLDLPIDVPVYLYLARVSPDKSPEMLINAWAASTRKTDGSMLVIAGPYDPEYGKKLFDLVDDLGVKESIRFPGYADNEAKRKWLSASDVFVLPSTDDSFSVAVIEAARFGLHCILSPYVGAAEYIPSALLTTAELHEEAWAKALSAAHPRTGDAPTDWMDLFTLEGLGQHWMMLYGEIADQKIGCHGTPA is encoded by the coding sequence ATGAGCAAGGGACTGAACATTGCATTGGTGGGCGGATCGCTGTCGGGCTATGCCGGCGGCGCGCCGCGCTCGCTGGCGGTGCATGCCAAGGCATTGCATGGCCAGGGCACCGGCGTGACGATCTTTGCCGGATTCAGCAAAAAATATCCGCTTACACCGGAACAGTTTGGTTTGGATGGCATAGAGGTCGTGGCATCCCGCCTTTGGGGGCCGAGTGTGCTTGGCCTGAACGTGAAGGCCCTTGGCATGCTGTTCAAACGGGCCCGAGAGTTCGACGTAATCCACCTGAATGGCCATTGGAACTTCACCACCTTCATCGGCGCAACAATCGCCAAGATTCGCAAGGTGCCCTACGTCATCACCGTTCGCGGGCACCTGGGGAAATATGACTTCGAACACCTGCGCCCCCTGAAGAAAATCCTGTTCCCAACCATGGAAATGCCGAACATAAAAGGAGCCGCGCTGATGCATGTCTGCTCCGAGTGGGAAAAGACCGATTCCATGCGGGCGCTGAAATTTGCCAAGCGCATTGAAAAAATACCGAATGCGGTCGATGTCTCCAAACTGCTTCCCATGCTTGAGAGGAGTGACGCCCGCAAGCAGCTCGACCTTCCAATCGATGTTCCGGTCTACCTCTACCTCGCCCGGGTTTCGCCGGACAAGTCCCCGGAAATGCTGATCAATGCATGGGCGGCTTCAACGCGAAAAACCGACGGTTCCATGCTGGTTATCGCCGGCCCCTACGATCCCGAATACGGAAAAAAGCTTTTCGATCTCGTCGATGACCTTGGGGTCAAAGAGAGCATCCGCTTTCCGGGCTACGCCGACAACGAAGCCAAGCGCAAGTGGCTCTCCGCTTCGGACGTCTTTGTGCTGCCCTCGACCGACGATAGCTTCAGCGTGGCCGTAATCGAGGCCGCCCGCTTCGGCCTGCATTGCATATTGTCGCCCTATGTCGGCGCAGCGGAATATATTCCCTCAGCACTATTGACCACCGCCGAACTCCATGAAGAGGCGTGGGCAAAAGCCCTTTCCGCGGCGCACCCGCGCACCGGCGATGCCCCAACGGATTGGATGGACTTGTTCACCCTCGAAGGTCTCGGGCAACACTGGATGATGCTCTATGGGGAAATCGCCGACCAAAAAATCGGTTGCCATGGCACACCGGCGTAG
- a CDS encoding glycosyltransferase family 61 protein produces MSYLGKYKVGSTLFRTLSEGRMQWNALRNGFRHSHPAPASIISCRDGHGSYQKRSEAIAFSLPPTIVEPENARPLLGKDKRVEFPETFVLRLPHGRVLGDGTVISPQNAILSESTIDFHRKQEHHHLLSERRVPDPEHFEGRLAVITSPGSDNYFHWTLDSVPRLSLLQGMANEIDGYYIDNQSRFHLEWLGMLGIPQEKIVEASPECHIEAKELFVPSFAGLPGLPSPEGLDFVRSFMPPTSGEGRRLYISRSGARRRRILNENEILPLLEKYGFETVHPGKLTVAEQMKLFASASVIVSPHGAELTNLAFCPSGAKVIELFSPYYLNPCFKQLAAVRGLHHTALVGQGGERMLHRQIDAHHVWANIKVDVASLNKALSEL; encoded by the coding sequence ATGAGCTATCTTGGGAAATACAAGGTTGGCTCAACGCTCTTTCGAACCCTGTCCGAAGGGCGGATGCAATGGAATGCATTGCGCAACGGCTTTCGCCATTCCCACCCCGCACCAGCATCCATTATCAGCTGCCGCGATGGCCATGGATCGTATCAAAAGCGCTCCGAGGCCATCGCGTTCTCTCTTCCGCCAACCATCGTTGAGCCGGAGAATGCCCGTCCCCTGCTCGGAAAGGACAAACGCGTGGAGTTTCCCGAAACCTTCGTACTGCGCCTGCCCCATGGACGTGTGCTGGGTGACGGCACGGTGATCTCCCCGCAAAATGCGATCCTTTCGGAATCCACCATCGACTTCCACCGTAAACAGGAACACCACCACCTGCTCAGCGAACGCCGGGTGCCGGACCCCGAACACTTCGAAGGCCGACTTGCCGTGATTACATCGCCGGGTAGCGACAACTACTTCCATTGGACGCTCGACTCCGTCCCGCGCCTTAGCCTGCTGCAGGGAATGGCGAACGAAATCGACGGCTACTACATCGACAACCAAAGCCGCTTCCACCTCGAATGGCTCGGCATGCTGGGCATTCCTCAAGAAAAGATAGTTGAGGCCTCCCCTGAATGCCACATCGAGGCGAAGGAGTTGTTCGTTCCATCCTTCGCAGGCCTCCCCGGTCTCCCGTCGCCAGAAGGCCTGGACTTTGTGCGTAGCTTTATGCCGCCGACCTCCGGCGAAGGGCGACGACTCTACATTTCGCGTTCCGGGGCCCGGCGCCGGCGGATCCTGAATGAAAACGAAATCCTGCCCCTGCTGGAAAAATATGGTTTCGAAACCGTGCATCCCGGAAAATTGACCGTAGCGGAGCAAATGAAGCTGTTCGCTTCAGCTTCGGTAATCGTATCGCCCCACGGCGCGGAACTCACCAACCTCGCATTCTGCCCGTCGGGAGCAAAGGTGATCGAGCTGTTCTCCCCCTACTACCTCAACCCCTGCTTCAAGCAACTCGCGGCCGTCCGCGGCCTGCACCACACCGCCCTCGTCGGCCAGGGCGGCGAACGCATGTTGCACAGGCAAATCGACGCCCATCACGTTTGGGCGAACATCAAGGTGGACGTTGCTTCGCTGAATAAGGCACTATCGGAACTTTAA
- a CDS encoding glycosyltransferase family 4 protein — MRQEKKIAFIHRYGLEGWTCCGGHAVPAMVDQLSPVAEVHFIGPESSEPENEKLRGKLHMHLLPWTFDRSNPKHKWTKTLRFYLALPGIGRRCRKMGIDFIYWEETLPLGTMILRKFYGPNIGVMVMDFFARIYTEGKPGLHGLRNWVERMDCKSWQKLPVVYTHVEFAKKFLVERGVQADRIHVVPNPCDHSKFHPVDDETRKTTRNKFGFSDDDLVLSHHGILHPNKGNDWILRRMAELRDDLPNLKYLLIGDGPEMAHLKKLAEQLHLSDRIVFTGWLPSEKALNQALASSDIGLVMRIGQETDHFHMTDTLNHEMACGKPILAVQLEGIAEFIDNQTNGYLFPPEQPEIFCDKLKQLAASPAKRMQFGAAALELSKRICNYETCAKKTIDPILRHVQEGTGGA; from the coding sequence ATGAGGCAGGAGAAAAAAATCGCCTTCATCCACCGCTATGGGCTGGAAGGCTGGACCTGCTGCGGCGGCCACGCCGTTCCGGCCATGGTGGACCAGCTTTCGCCTGTTGCCGAAGTCCACTTCATTGGCCCCGAATCGTCGGAACCCGAAAACGAGAAGCTACGGGGCAAACTGCACATGCATCTGTTGCCCTGGACGTTCGACCGCTCCAACCCGAAGCACAAGTGGACGAAAACCCTCCGCTTCTACCTCGCCCTCCCGGGCATCGGGCGGCGATGCAGGAAAATGGGCATCGACTTTATCTATTGGGAGGAAACCCTGCCGCTCGGCACGATGATTCTCCGGAAATTCTACGGCCCGAACATCGGCGTCATGGTGATGGACTTTTTCGCCCGGATTTATACGGAGGGAAAGCCCGGCCTGCACGGGCTACGCAACTGGGTGGAGCGGATGGACTGCAAGAGCTGGCAAAAGCTGCCCGTGGTCTATACGCATGTTGAATTCGCCAAAAAGTTTTTGGTTGAACGCGGCGTGCAGGCCGACCGTATCCACGTTGTCCCCAATCCCTGCGACCATTCGAAGTTCCATCCGGTCGACGATGAAACCCGGAAGACCACCCGCAACAAGTTTGGCTTCAGCGATGACGACCTCGTTTTGAGCCACCACGGCATCCTGCACCCCAACAAAGGCAACGATTGGATCCTGAGGCGGATGGCCGAACTGAGAGACGATCTGCCCAACCTGAAATATCTACTGATCGGCGACGGCCCCGAAATGGCCCACCTCAAAAAACTCGCCGAACAGCTCCACCTATCCGACCGGATCGTGTTTACCGGTTGGCTCCCCTCGGAAAAGGCGCTCAACCAAGCCCTCGCCTCCTCCGACATCGGCCTGGTCATGCGCATCGGGCAGGAAACCGACCATTTCCACATGACCGACACCCTCAACCACGAAATGGCCTGCGGCAAACCCATCCTCGCCGTCCAGCTCGAAGGCATCGCCGAATTCATCGACAACCAAACCAACGGCTATCTCTTCCCTCCGGAACAACCGGAGATCTTTTGCGACAAGCTAAAGCAACTCGCTGCATCTCCAGCCAAACGCATGCAGTTTGGAGCAGCAGCCTTGGAACTCAGCAAGCGCATCTGCAACTACGAAACCTGCGCAAAAAAAACCATAGACCCGATTTTGCGACATGTTCAGGAAGGAACCGGAGGGGCATGA
- the recO gene encoding DNA repair protein RecO translates to MIVRATAIPLAIYPYSSTSRIVHWLTRHHGKISTLLKGALRPKSPFLGEYELFSTSELLYYGNRTHSLHTGKECALIHRREAFRNDWRAMQTASYLSALFNRSTPEDAPHPEQFELFEELLDLAGTYGRRPQFLLWAELHFCTHHGHSPNLGHCVLCSSDKELRFCASQGGVACARCAKEHKLPTLEIPPDVLAILRAWQRAAHPDAVVNTQLAGRQLTQLNAIAGTFMMYHFNLNPEHRNAVVLAA, encoded by the coding sequence ATGATCGTCCGGGCAACAGCCATCCCCCTCGCCATCTACCCCTACTCCAGCACCTCGCGGATTGTGCACTGGCTAACGCGCCACCACGGGAAAATATCGACGTTGCTGAAGGGGGCGTTGCGCCCGAAGAGCCCGTTCCTGGGGGAATACGAATTGTTCAGCACCAGCGAACTGCTCTATTACGGCAACCGCACCCATTCCCTGCACACCGGAAAGGAATGCGCCCTGATCCACCGCCGGGAAGCCTTCCGCAACGACTGGCGGGCCATGCAGACGGCATCGTATCTTTCCGCCCTCTTCAACCGCTCCACCCCGGAAGATGCGCCACACCCCGAACAGTTCGAACTCTTCGAGGAGCTGCTCGACCTAGCCGGAACCTACGGTAGGCGGCCCCAGTTCCTGCTGTGGGCGGAACTCCACTTCTGCACCCACCACGGGCACAGCCCGAACCTTGGCCACTGCGTGCTCTGCTCCTCGGATAAGGAGTTGCGCTTCTGTGCATCGCAAGGCGGCGTGGCCTGCGCCCGGTGCGCCAAGGAACACAAGCTCCCCACCCTGGAAATCCCGCCCGACGTGCTCGCCATCCTGCGCGCCTGGCAAAGGGCCGCCCATCCGGACGCCGTTGTCAACACCCAGTTGGCCGGGCGGCAACTCACCCAGCTCAACGCCATTGCCGGCACCTTCATGATGTACCACTTCAATCTCAACCCCGAACACCGCAACGCCGTGGTGCTGGCCGCATGA
- the mgtE gene encoding magnesium transporter gives MSDINRIKERINFCIKGELWEQIPKFFEELHPADIAEIINHASGSVHTKLFELIEDEIKPDVLAELDDQTEADILEDLSDEEISDIVEEMAPDDAADVLGELEERSKEILDLMESEDSEEVRELLQYHEDTAGGIMTPDFVAASANMTAGESIDYIGSLDLDEPFYYLYVVDAEGRLTGWIQLWELLKQANRNQTLDVLADKETISVHTDADQEEVARLATKYDLSSLPVLDWQNKLVGRITMDDIMDVIEEEASEDIFKLAGSDDSELDYSSPLHAVKTRLPWLMITLFAGFVSSVILKRFIDHHIVALSFFVPIIMAMGGNTGIQSSTLIIRGLAVGSFSDQELFKLLGRELATGALMGLICGMIIGVWSHFMVGSSSEIPAIFLAFTVGVSLFSAMMFAAVFGAFAPLLLNRANADPAVASGPFVTASIDILALLIYYGVTVTLIALRSNLLGG, from the coding sequence ATGTCGGACATCAACCGGATCAAGGAGCGGATTAATTTCTGCATCAAAGGCGAGCTTTGGGAACAGATCCCAAAGTTCTTCGAGGAATTGCACCCGGCCGATATTGCGGAAATCATAAACCACGCCTCGGGCAGCGTACACACCAAGCTGTTCGAGTTAATCGAAGACGAGATCAAGCCGGACGTACTCGCCGAGCTGGATGACCAGACCGAAGCCGACATCCTGGAAGATCTTTCCGACGAGGAAATCTCGGACATCGTCGAAGAGATGGCACCGGACGATGCCGCCGACGTCTTGGGTGAGTTGGAAGAGCGCAGCAAAGAGATTCTTGACCTGATGGAGTCGGAGGATTCCGAAGAAGTCCGCGAACTCCTGCAATACCACGAAGACACCGCCGGCGGTATCATGACCCCCGACTTTGTCGCCGCGAGCGCCAACATGACCGCCGGCGAATCAATCGACTACATCGGTTCACTTGATCTGGATGAGCCGTTCTACTATCTCTACGTCGTTGACGCAGAGGGGCGCTTGACGGGCTGGATCCAGCTCTGGGAGCTGCTCAAGCAAGCCAACCGGAATCAGACCCTGGACGTACTGGCCGACAAGGAAACCATTTCCGTCCATACCGATGCCGACCAGGAAGAAGTGGCTCGCCTGGCCACCAAATACGACCTCAGCTCGTTGCCGGTTCTTGATTGGCAAAACAAGCTGGTCGGCCGGATTACGATGGACGACATCATGGACGTCATCGAGGAAGAGGCCTCGGAAGACATTTTCAAACTGGCCGGTTCCGACGATTCGGAACTCGACTATTCCTCCCCGCTGCATGCCGTCAAGACCCGTCTTCCCTGGTTGATGATCACCCTTTTTGCGGGGTTCGTCAGCAGCGTCATTCTCAAGCGCTTCATCGACCACCATATTGTGGCGCTCAGTTTTTTTGTCCCGATCATCATGGCCATGGGCGGCAATACGGGGATCCAGTCCTCCACGCTGATCATTCGCGGCCTGGCGGTTGGTTCGTTTTCCGACCAGGAACTCTTCAAACTCCTCGGCAGGGAACTGGCCACAGGAGCCTTGATGGGATTGATTTGCGGGATGATCATCGGAGTTTGGTCGCATTTCATGGTTGGAAGCTCCAGTGAAATTCCGGCCATCTTCCTCGCCTTCACCGTCGGCGTTTCCCTCTTCAGCGCCATGATGTTCGCCGCCGTATTCGGTGCCTTTGCGCCCTTGCTGCTCAACCGCGCCAACGCCGACCCGGCCGTTGCATCCGGCCCCTTCGTGACGGCATCGATCGATATTCTCGCCCTACTGATTTACTATGGCGTAACGGTCACCCTAATCGCGTTGCGCTCAAACCTGCTCGGAGGTTGA
- a CDS encoding peptidylprolyl isomerase yields MKKSFILATAIAAASFAGAENAPKQPGLYAKFDTSKGEILCMLEFEKTPLTVANFVGLAEGTMKNDKKAAGEPYYDGLVFHRVIPDFMIQGGCPEGSGRSGPGYKFPDEIDSSLKHTGPGILSMANAGPGTNGSQFFITHKETPWLDGKHTVFGHVVKGQDVVDAIAKGDKIKKLTILRVGEKAMAFKSDQATFDNLLANFEKIKKEKATKAAAEQEAKIKEMFPNVEKTASGLMYTIEKAGEGASPEKGTTVSVHYTGKLLTGEVFDSSVERGDPIQFPVGAGRVIPGWDEGIMLMKEGGKRTLVIPPNLGYGARGAGGVIPPNAWLIFEVELVSAGK; encoded by the coding sequence ATGAAAAAATCTTTCATCCTCGCAACCGCCATCGCCGCGGCATCCTTTGCCGGCGCAGAAAACGCGCCCAAGCAGCCTGGCCTCTACGCCAAGTTCGACACTTCGAAAGGCGAAATCCTCTGCATGCTTGAATTCGAAAAGACCCCGCTCACCGTCGCCAACTTTGTTGGTTTGGCCGAAGGCACAATGAAGAACGACAAAAAGGCCGCCGGGGAACCGTACTACGACGGACTCGTTTTCCACCGGGTCATCCCCGACTTCATGATCCAGGGCGGTTGCCCCGAAGGCAGCGGTCGCAGTGGCCCCGGCTACAAGTTCCCGGACGAGATCGACTCCTCCCTGAAACACACGGGCCCGGGCATCCTGAGCATGGCGAACGCCGGCCCGGGTACCAACGGCAGCCAGTTTTTCATTACCCACAAGGAAACACCTTGGCTCGATGGCAAGCACACGGTCTTCGGGCACGTGGTCAAGGGACAGGATGTGGTCGATGCCATCGCCAAAGGCGACAAGATCAAGAAACTGACCATTCTCCGTGTGGGTGAAAAAGCCATGGCCTTCAAATCCGACCAGGCCACCTTCGACAACCTGCTGGCCAATTTTGAAAAAATCAAAAAGGAAAAAGCCACCAAGGCCGCCGCCGAACAGGAAGCCAAGATCAAGGAAATGTTCCCGAACGTCGAAAAGACCGCTTCCGGCCTGATGTACACCATCGAAAAAGCCGGCGAAGGGGCATCCCCGGAAAAAGGGACCACGGTCAGCGTCCACTACACCGGCAAACTCTTGACCGGCGAGGTGTTCGATAGCTCCGTGGAGCGTGGCGACCCCATCCAGTTCCCCGTTGGCGCGGGCCGTGTTATTCCGGGCTGGGACGAAGGCATCATGCTGATGAAGGAAGGTGGAAAACGCACACTCGTGATTCCCCCGAACCTCGGCTACGGCGCGCGCGGCGCGGGCGGGGTCATCCCGCCAAACGCCTGGCTGATCTTCGAAGTCGAACTGGTCAGCGCCGGGAAATAA